The following coding sequences lie in one Mucilaginibacter sp. KACC 22773 genomic window:
- the aroQ gene encoding type II 3-dehydroquinate dehydratase — protein MKIQIINGPNLNLLGVREKSIYGDTSFEGYLEQLRARYPAVDIAYYQSNVEGEIINKLHEIGFSYDGIVINAGAYTHTSIAIADAIAAINTPVIEVHISNVYKREEFRHHSMLAASCKGVIAGFGMDSYRLGVENFLNK, from the coding sequence ATGAAGATACAAATTATAAACGGCCCCAATTTAAACCTGCTCGGCGTTCGCGAAAAATCCATTTACGGCGATACCAGCTTTGAAGGTTACCTTGAACAACTGCGTGCGCGTTACCCGGCCGTAGATATAGCCTATTACCAAAGTAATGTTGAAGGCGAAATTATAAATAAACTTCATGAAATTGGCTTTAGTTATGATGGCATTGTGATAAACGCGGGTGCTTACACCCATACCTCTATCGCCATTGCCGATGCTATCGCGGCTATCAATACGCCGGTTATCGAAGTACATATATCCAATGTATACAAACGCGAAGAGTTCAGGCATCACTCTATGCTGGCTGCAAGCTGCAAGGGCGTTATTGCCGGTTTTGGTATGGACTCATACAGGCTGGGGGTAGAGAATTTTCTGAACAAATAA
- the corA gene encoding magnesium/cobalt transporter CorA: MNNLIKRVKYNARRNAGNVGDSPGMIRVPEGALKPHIAMFSYNKDELITSEGKDIKVILAQLKKCDNHTHWIKINGLGDARLIEQIGEHLKINPLVLEDIANVHQRPKFDEYENYAFSTSRIVHFNKEDELINHQFSAIIKDNLIISFEEDYVECFEAVKARLKAGKGAIRTAGPGYMCYALTDTIIDTYFILLAQIGDKLDAIEDKVYTDADKSIMFNSQQIKRTLIIIRRASWPERDKINDMIRSDSPLITPEVKLFLRDAYDHCIQAMDLIENYKEVTSSIIDLYLSMVSNRMNEIMKVLTIISAIFIPLTFIAGIYGMNFSRQDDKGHIIPDNMPELYWRHGYVYAIVFMFLIAIVQIYIFWKKGWFNKL, encoded by the coding sequence ATGAATAATCTGATAAAAAGGGTTAAGTATAATGCCCGCCGCAATGCAGGAAATGTTGGCGACAGCCCCGGGATGATTCGTGTGCCCGAGGGCGCTCTTAAGCCGCACATAGCCATGTTTAGCTATAATAAGGATGAGCTAATAACATCCGAAGGTAAGGACATTAAGGTGATATTAGCGCAGTTAAAAAAATGCGATAACCATACCCACTGGATAAAAATCAATGGCCTTGGCGATGCCCGGCTGATTGAACAGATTGGCGAACACCTGAAGATAAACCCGTTGGTTTTAGAGGATATTGCCAACGTTCATCAACGCCCCAAATTTGATGAGTATGAAAATTATGCTTTTAGCACCAGCCGGATTGTGCATTTTAATAAAGAAGATGAACTGATTAACCACCAGTTTTCGGCCATTATAAAAGATAACCTGATCATCAGTTTTGAGGAAGACTATGTGGAGTGCTTCGAGGCCGTTAAAGCACGGTTAAAGGCAGGTAAAGGTGCCATCCGCACGGCAGGGCCCGGATACATGTGTTACGCCCTTACAGATACTATTATCGACACGTATTTTATTTTGCTTGCGCAGATAGGCGACAAACTGGATGCCATTGAAGATAAGGTTTACACCGATGCTGATAAAAGCATCATGTTCAATTCGCAGCAAATAAAGCGGACGCTTATCATCATCCGCCGGGCAAGTTGGCCCGAGCGGGATAAGATAAACGACATGATCCGCTCAGACAGTCCATTGATAACACCCGAAGTTAAGCTATTTTTGCGCGATGCCTATGACCATTGCATCCAGGCGATGGATTTGATTGAAAACTACAAAGAGGTAACCTCCAGCATCATCGACCTTTACTTATCTATGGTGAGCAACCGCATGAACGAGATTATGAAGGTGCTGACCATTATTTCGGCAATATTTATTCCCTTAACTTTTATAGCGGGTATTTACGGTATGAACTTTTCCCGTCAGGACGATAAAGGCCACATCATCCCCGACAATATGCCCGAACTTTACTGGCGGCACGGATATGTTTATGCCATAGTTTTTATGTTTTTGATAGCCATTGTGCAGATATACATATTCTGGAAAAAGGGATGGTTTAATAAATTGTAA
- a CDS encoding WbqC family protein, translating into MTTNIKYMIEKGAVLPMFYLPPVEYFVQLNTYKPDILIEREEHFPKQTYRNRANIYSPEGILTLVVPVVKGSKTHTKVKDVKISYDFDWQRLHWLSLGACYRSSAYFEYYEADFARFYDKQKQVTYLFDYNQELLQLLFKFLKIKTELQYTSEYHAEYPSVPDFRASIHPKKETELQQKPYFQVFEDRQGFLQNLSIVDLLFNQGPQAINYL; encoded by the coding sequence TTGACCACAAACATAAAATATATGATTGAAAAAGGTGCTGTATTACCTATGTTTTATCTTCCGCCGGTTGAATACTTTGTACAATTAAACACGTACAAGCCTGATATACTGATAGAAAGAGAAGAACATTTTCCCAAACAAACTTACCGCAACCGGGCAAATATCTATTCGCCCGAGGGTATACTTACATTGGTGGTACCGGTGGTAAAAGGTTCAAAAACACATACCAAAGTTAAAGATGTTAAAATAAGCTATGATTTTGACTGGCAGCGCCTGCACTGGCTTAGCCTTGGTGCGTGTTACCGTAGCTCGGCGTATTTTGAATATTACGAGGCCGATTTTGCCCGGTTTTATGACAAGCAAAAACAGGTAACCTATTTATTTGATTACAACCAGGAGCTTTTACAATTGCTGTTCAAATTCCTCAAAATTAAAACGGAGCTGCAGTACACATCCGAATATCATGCCGAATATCCTTCGGTTCCCGACTTTCGTGCGTCCATCCACCCAAAAAAAGAAACAGAGTTACAACAAAAACCGTATTTTCAGGTTTTTGAAGACCGGCAAGGCTTCCTGCAAAATTTGAGCATTGTCGATTTACTGTTTAACCAGGGCCCGCAGGCCATAAATTATTTGTAG
- a CDS encoding lysophospholipid acyltransferase family protein: MVKKGFTRLGILFLYLTSLLPFWLLYIISDVLFVIIYHIVHYRRAVVQQNLANAFPEKTEKERHDIERKYYHYLADLIVETVKMITVSEKQIQKRVVATNAQLVHEYFAKGKSIIAVAGHYCNWEMAALNFNFVTDKRFMIVYKPLNNEIFNDFFIQIRSRFGGQPIAMRQTMRKMVEYRKELTVSVLVGDQTPGVNEVNYFTTFLNQPTAVFLGIEKISKTIDAAVVFYDMKRVKRGYYTYTLVPLTENPKQTAEHELTEMHVQYLEGMIRKEPQYWLWSHRRWKFKPEDKHK; the protein is encoded by the coding sequence ATGGTAAAAAAAGGGTTTACAAGGTTAGGGATTTTATTTTTATACCTTACCTCGTTATTGCCCTTTTGGCTTTTATACATCATATCTGATGTTTTGTTCGTTATTATTTACCACATTGTTCATTACCGCAGGGCAGTGGTCCAGCAAAACCTGGCCAACGCTTTCCCCGAAAAAACTGAAAAGGAACGCCACGACATCGAACGAAAATACTATCATTACCTGGCCGATTTGATTGTAGAAACGGTAAAAATGATTACAGTATCTGAAAAACAAATTCAAAAAAGGGTAGTGGCTACCAATGCCCAATTAGTTCACGAATACTTTGCAAAAGGCAAAAGCATCATAGCGGTGGCAGGTCATTATTGCAACTGGGAAATGGCTGCGCTGAACTTTAACTTCGTAACTGATAAAAGGTTCATGATAGTTTATAAGCCCTTGAATAACGAAATTTTTAACGATTTTTTTATCCAGATCCGGTCGCGGTTTGGGGGGCAGCCCATTGCCATGAGACAAACCATGCGTAAAATGGTAGAGTACCGTAAAGAATTAACGGTAAGCGTATTGGTGGGCGACCAAACCCCCGGTGTGAACGAGGTAAACTATTTTACCACCTTTTTAAACCAGCCTACAGCGGTTTTCCTGGGCATCGAAAAGATTTCGAAAACAATTGATGCCGCTGTTGTTTTTTACGATATGAAACGCGTTAAACGCGGTTATTACACTTATACATTGGTTCCGCTGACAGAAAATCCGAAACAGACCGCAGAGCATGAGTTAACCGAAATGCATGTGCAATACCTGGAAGGGATGATCAGGAAGGAGCCTCAATATTGGCTATGGAGTCACCGGAGGTGGAAGTTTAAGCCGGAGGACAAACATAAATGA
- a CDS encoding glycosyltransferase family 2 protein — protein MISAPKVAVVILNWNGIKYLKQFLPSVMASTWPGLDVVLGDNASTDDSVAFVKENYPTIKIIQNNENYGFTGGYNRVLAQVDADYYILLNSDVEVVPGWIEPVIGLMESDEKIAAAAPKLLAYANKDTFEHAGAAGGFIDAYGYPFCRGRMFYEVEKDHGQYQQSGEVFWASGASLFIKKKYWDLAGGFDEYFFAHMEEIDLCWRLKNMGYKVMYCAESTVYHVGGGTLNTENPFKTYLNFRNNLLLLKKNLPFRRAFWVISIRFLMDLLALIRFMMEGKRKDAWAVSRAHQAFVLGLFKAKGKRQKSKGLYNSQLITHNSKGTFQGSIVWQFFVKKKRKFTDLPQQDLV, from the coding sequence ATGATCAGTGCACCAAAAGTTGCCGTAGTTATTTTAAACTGGAACGGTATTAAATATCTTAAACAATTTCTTCCTTCGGTGATGGCTTCAACCTGGCCCGGGCTTGACGTTGTTTTGGGAGATAACGCCTCCACAGACGATTCGGTGGCGTTTGTGAAAGAAAACTATCCTACGATAAAGATCATTCAAAATAATGAAAATTATGGCTTTACCGGCGGCTATAACCGTGTGCTGGCACAGGTAGATGCTGATTATTATATCCTGCTAAACTCCGATGTTGAGGTGGTACCCGGCTGGATTGAGCCGGTGATAGGCCTGATGGAAAGCGACGAAAAGATAGCCGCGGCAGCGCCCAAGCTATTAGCTTATGCCAATAAAGATACATTTGAACACGCCGGGGCGGCCGGTGGGTTTATTGACGCATACGGTTACCCGTTTTGCCGTGGCCGCATGTTTTATGAAGTTGAAAAAGACCACGGCCAATACCAGCAATCGGGCGAGGTTTTTTGGGCCTCGGGTGCTTCGTTGTTCATCAAAAAGAAATACTGGGACCTGGCAGGCGGTTTTGACGAATATTTTTTTGCCCACATGGAAGAGATTGACCTGTGCTGGCGACTGAAAAATATGGGCTATAAAGTGATGTATTGCGCCGAATCTACCGTTTACCACGTGGGCGGCGGTACGCTCAATACCGAAAACCCTTTTAAAACTTATCTCAATTTCAGGAACAATCTTTTATTGTTAAAAAAGAACCTGCCTTTCCGGAGGGCATTCTGGGTTATCAGTATCCGCTTTTTAATGGATTTGCTTGCCCTTATCCGGTTTATGATGGAAGGTAAACGTAAAGATGCCTGGGCCGTAAGCAGGGCACACCAGGCCTTTGTTTTAGGCTTATTTAAGGCAAAAGGTAAAAGGCAAAAGTCAAAAGGATTATATAATTCACAACTCATAACTCATAACTCAAAAGGCACTTTCCAGGGCAGCATAGTGTGGCAGTTTTTTGTTAAAAAGAAACGGAAATTTACTGATTTACCGCAGCAGGATTTGGTTTAG